One window from the genome of Alkalihalobacillus sp. LMS6 encodes:
- the radA gene encoding DNA repair protein RadA: protein MAKAKTKFVCQECGYESAKWMGKCPGCQSWNTLVEEKAVQEKQRSRSFVTSGATIHKAQPITSVVSEKEPRVSTTMTELNRVLGGGIVPGSLVLVGGDPGIGKSTLLLQLSAKLAKTKERVLYISGEESVKQTKLRADRLELSSEDLYVLAETDVSLIEQAIDQVQPSLVIIDSIQTVYQEELTSAPGSVAQVRECTATFMRIAKTRGTAVFIVGHVTKQGSIAGPKMLEHMVDSVLYFEGERHHTYRILRAVKNRFGSTNEMGIFEMKELGLEEVLNPSEIFLEERSQGAAGSVVVASMEGTRPVLVELQALISPMGFGNPRRMATGLDHNRVSLLMAVLEKRIGMLLQNQDAYLKVAGGVKLDEPAVDLAIALSIASSFRNQPTEPMDVAIGEVGLTGEIRRVSRIEQRVNEAAKLGFKRVIIPEKNLGGWTTPEGIEVVSVPTLDKALDVALGR from the coding sequence ATGGCAAAAGCAAAAACGAAATTTGTCTGTCAAGAGTGCGGATATGAATCAGCGAAATGGATGGGCAAGTGTCCAGGGTGCCAAAGCTGGAATACATTAGTGGAAGAAAAAGCTGTTCAAGAAAAGCAACGATCAAGAAGTTTTGTCACATCAGGTGCAACCATTCATAAAGCCCAACCGATAACAAGCGTAGTAAGTGAGAAGGAACCACGTGTAAGTACGACGATGACGGAGTTGAATCGTGTGCTAGGTGGGGGAATTGTCCCAGGTTCACTTGTCTTGGTAGGAGGCGATCCGGGAATCGGAAAATCAACACTTTTATTGCAATTATCTGCGAAGTTAGCAAAAACAAAAGAGCGGGTACTTTATATTTCAGGAGAAGAGTCTGTAAAGCAGACGAAGCTGAGAGCGGATCGACTAGAGCTCTCGTCAGAAGATCTTTACGTACTTGCGGAAACAGATGTATCGCTCATTGAACAAGCGATCGATCAAGTACAGCCTTCTTTAGTAATCATTGATTCTATTCAAACCGTCTATCAAGAAGAGTTGACTTCAGCACCTGGAAGTGTTGCTCAAGTTCGAGAGTGCACAGCTACGTTCATGCGCATTGCAAAAACGAGAGGTACGGCTGTTTTTATTGTTGGTCACGTAACGAAGCAAGGCTCCATTGCAGGGCCTAAAATGCTCGAACATATGGTTGATTCCGTATTGTACTTTGAAGGGGAGCGCCATCATACGTATAGAATTCTTCGAGCGGTAAAAAACCGTTTTGGTTCAACGAATGAAATGGGTATTTTTGAAATGAAGGAATTAGGTCTAGAAGAAGTGCTAAATCCATCAGAAATCTTTCTGGAGGAGCGTTCACAAGGTGCTGCAGGTTCAGTGGTTGTGGCTTCAATGGAAGGGACAAGACCTGTTCTCGTGGAGTTACAGGCATTAATTTCACCTATGGGATTCGGAAATCCGAGACGAATGGCTACTGGATTGGATCATAATCGTGTGTCACTGTTAATGGCGGTCTTAGAAAAAAGAATTGGCATGCTGTTACAAAATCAAGATGCGTATTTAAAAGTGGCTGGAGGTGTGAAGCTGGATGAGCCGGCCGTTGATTTAGCCATTGCACTAAGTATTGCCTCTAGCTTTCGGAATCAACCAACAGAGCCAATGGATGTTGCAATTGGAGAAGTAGGTTTAACAGGTGAAATTAGACGGGTATCTAGAATAGAACAGAGAGTAAATGAAGCGGCGAAGCTAGGCTTTAAGCGCGTTATTATACCAGAGAAGAACTTAGGTGGTTGGACGACGCCTGAGGGTATTGAAGTAGTAAGCGTGCCGACGCTTGATAAAGCACTCGATGTTGCTTTAGGGAGGTAG
- the disA gene encoding DNA integrity scanning diadenylate cyclase DisA: MEERNRTTFIQNILKLVAPGTPLRAGIDNVLRANTGGLIVLGYNNEMMNIVDGGFFINSDFSPAYLYELAKMDGAIILSEDGKRILYANTQLVPNNNITSSETGIRHRSAERVAKQTGNLTISISQRRNVITLYQGEHRYALKDIGVILTKANQAIQTLEKYRSVLDQSITNLGAMEFEQLVTYSDVVQVIHRVQMVLRIKQEIQNFILELGDEGRLITMQLRELVSNTEQEAIHLLKDYSKDRHQDVTKTLAELTNLLNEDLLDEQAIVKALGFGRSTNFLDQPASPRGYRILHRIPRLPSQIIENVINEYGHLSSVMVATVEQLDEVDGIGEARAKMIKNGLSRIQEQLFVDRHI; this comes from the coding sequence ATGGAAGAGAGAAATCGAACAACTTTTATCCAAAATATCTTAAAATTAGTAGCGCCTGGTACACCTTTGCGGGCGGGGATTGATAACGTGTTGCGTGCAAATACCGGTGGTCTAATTGTTTTAGGTTATAACAATGAAATGATGAACATTGTAGATGGTGGTTTCTTTATAAACAGTGATTTTTCCCCGGCATATTTGTATGAGTTAGCAAAGATGGACGGTGCAATCATTTTAAGTGAAGACGGAAAGCGTATTTTATATGCGAACACTCAACTTGTCCCTAATAACAATATTACATCGAGTGAAACAGGCATTCGACATCGATCTGCGGAACGGGTGGCAAAACAAACTGGGAACTTAACGATCTCGATTTCACAAAGACGAAACGTCATTACTCTTTATCAGGGGGAGCATCGTTATGCATTAAAGGATATTGGCGTTATTTTAACTAAAGCCAACCAAGCGATTCAAACCCTTGAAAAATATCGTTCTGTACTAGACCAGAGCATTACGAATTTAGGTGCTATGGAGTTTGAACAGCTTGTCACGTATAGCGATGTTGTGCAGGTTATCCATAGAGTACAGATGGTATTAAGAATTAAGCAGGAAATTCAAAACTTTATATTGGAACTTGGAGATGAAGGACGTTTAATTACGATGCAGTTACGGGAGCTTGTCTCTAATACGGAGCAAGAAGCGATCCATCTGTTAAAAGATTATTCGAAAGATCGTCATCAAGACGTGACGAAAACGTTAGCTGAATTGACGAACCTTTTAAATGAAGATTTATTAGACGAGCAGGCGATTGTGAAAGCACTAGGATTTGGACGTTCCACCAATTTCCTTGATCAACCTGCCTCTCCTCGCGGCTATCGAATTCTTCATCGCATCCCTAGACTTCCATCTCAAATTATTGAGAACGTCATTAATGAATACGGGCATTTATCAAGCGTCATGGTTGCAACTGTCGAACAACTAGATGAAGTAGACGGAATTGGAGAGGCTCGTGCCAAAATGATAAAAAACGGCTTAAGTCGGATACAAGAACAATTGTTTGTAGACCGACACATTTAA